One window of the Fusobacterium animalis 7_1 genome contains the following:
- a CDS encoding baseplate assembly protein, with protein MNNDFSFIELDVNEIKKQIKNGYEEIMQVKIQTGDAIEDFIDWVTYILSLSKNHMNFIGRMNLLQYSEGKYLDALGALVDVDRIIEREAECTVEYKFSKIFDEKKIIEKGHKIAKGNLYFESIETVTLEIGKRTAIGKVKCLSTGLIGNDIEIGEINTIVDDIPYLLSVSNITKTSGGADRENDDRYRERIRLKPKAFSVAGPHGAYLYYVLTSHQDITDSYIYTPVISPGVVKIIPLMKNGELPSSEILDLIKEKLKDDVRPLTDKVEIEKPKQSTYNINVKYWIKKTNMPNLVRKNIELALEEYIAWQKEKLGRDINPNKLIQFLITAGAKRVEIESPTFTKLERDTVAIESQKTIKYQGEEDE; from the coding sequence ATGAATAATGATTTTTCTTTCATTGAACTAGATGTTAATGAAATAAAAAAACAAATAAAAAATGGATATGAAGAAATAATGCAAGTTAAAATTCAAACAGGAGATGCTATTGAAGATTTTATTGATTGGGTAACATATATATTATCACTATCAAAAAATCATATGAATTTTATAGGAAGAATGAATTTATTACAATATTCTGAAGGTAAATATCTTGATGCATTAGGGGCTCTAGTAGATGTTGATAGAATAATAGAAAGAGAGGCTGAATGTACTGTTGAATATAAATTTTCTAAAATTTTTGATGAAAAAAAAATTATTGAAAAAGGACATAAAATTGCAAAAGGAAATTTATATTTCGAGAGTATCGAAACAGTAACATTAGAAATAGGGAAAAGAACTGCAATAGGTAAGGTAAAATGTCTCTCAACAGGTTTAATAGGAAATGATATTGAAATAGGAGAAATTAATACTATTGTAGATGATATTCCTTATTTACTTTCAGTATCTAATATAACAAAAACAAGTGGTGGAGCAGATAGAGAAAATGATGATCGTTACAGAGAAAGAATAAGATTAAAGCCAAAAGCATTTTCAGTTGCAGGTCCACATGGAGCTTATTTATATTATGTTTTAACCTCACATCAAGATATTACTGATTCTTACATTTATACCCCAGTTATAAGTCCTGGTGTAGTTAAAATAATTCCTTTAATGAAAAATGGTGAATTACCTAGTTCTGAAATATTAGATTTAATTAAAGAAAAGCTAAAAGATGATGTAAGACCTTTGACTGATAAAGTTGAAATTGAAAAACCAAAACAGTCTACTTATAACATTAATGTTAAATACTGGATTAAAAAAACTAATATGCCAAATTTGGTAAGAAAGAATATAGAACTAGCATTAGAAGAATATATTGCTTGGCAAAAAGAAAAATTAGGTAGAGATATAAATCCAAATAAATTAATTCAATTTTTAATTACTGCTGGGGCAAAAAGAGTTGAAATTGAAAGTCCTACTTTTACTAAATTGGAAAGAGATACTGTAGCTATTGAAAGTCAAAAGACTATTAAATATCAAGGAGAAGAAGATGAGTAA
- a CDS encoding phage baseplate assembly protein V: MIRYGTVTSIFPDKGTVKVTFEDLDIPSAEIPVLQGRTEKTKHYSMPKIGESGICIFPENSFSGFYLGSGYNDATPIPVSAKEGVEITVFNDGTIISYDEKSSKLYINCNNKIEIVAQNIKITCPETKIIGDINVTGTIDVKGSVNASEEVSAKGIKLSEHTHSGVKAGGDTIGGPQ; the protein is encoded by the coding sequence ATGATAAGGTATGGTACTGTGACAAGTATATTTCCAGATAAAGGAACAGTTAAGGTAACATTTGAAGATTTAGATATACCTTCTGCAGAAATTCCAGTTTTACAGGGTAGAACTGAAAAAACAAAACATTATTCAATGCCTAAAATTGGTGAAAGTGGAATATGTATTTTTCCTGAAAATTCATTTTCTGGTTTTTATTTAGGCTCAGGATACAATGATGCTACTCCTATCCCAGTATCTGCTAAAGAGGGAGTAGAAATAACAGTTTTTAATGATGGAACAATTATCTCTTATGATGAAAAATCTTCTAAATTATATATAAATTGTAATAATAAAATAGAGATTGTTGCACAAAATATAAAGATTACTTGTCCAGAAACAAAAATTATTGGAGATATAAATGTAACTGGAACAATTGATGTAAAAGGAAGTGTAAATGCTTCTGAAGAAGTAAGTGCAAAAGGTATAAAACTATCTGAACATACTCATTCAGGAGTAAAAGCTGGTGGAGATACTATAGGAGGTCCTCAATAA
- a CDS encoding phage major tail tube protein: protein MAKTMGVIPEKIVNYKCFIDGEMSPTALVDAELPDIQFMSETISGAGIAGEIDSPTLGHFQNMEIGLNFRTLINKNFHNFTQKVYALEFRAATQSTDVVGGKIQTGKLKISTRVVPKNIALGKLEVGKPSGSNQKYSCLYLKVEMDGETVLEIDKINMIFNINGEDLLEEVRDAMGI from the coding sequence ATGGCAAAAACAATGGGAGTTATTCCTGAAAAGATAGTAAATTATAAATGCTTTATAGATGGAGAAATGTCACCAACTGCATTGGTAGATGCAGAACTACCTGATATACAATTTATGTCTGAAACAATTTCAGGAGCTGGGATTGCTGGAGAGATAGATTCTCCAACATTAGGACATTTTCAAAATATGGAAATTGGACTTAATTTTAGAACTTTAATAAATAAAAATTTTCATAATTTTACTCAAAAAGTCTATGCACTAGAGTTTAGGGCTGCTACTCAATCAACTGATGTTGTTGGGGGGAAAATTCAAACTGGAAAACTAAAAATTTCTACTAGAGTTGTTCCTAAAAATATAGCATTAGGAAAATTAGAAGTAGGGAAGCCTTCTGGTTCAAATCAGAAGTATAGTTGTCTTTACTTAAAAGTAGAAATGGATGGAGAAACAGTTTTAGAAATAGATAAAATAAATATGATTTTCAATATTAATGGAGAAGATCTACTAGAAGAAGTAAGAGATGCAATGGGAATTTAG
- a CDS encoding phage tail protein: protein MNEFLEVKNLEKAEAMLKNIPNGIERAITGTINKALVKVKSEIKKKVSKDYNIIKKDVDKDLKIRKATFATLTGTISARYPREPIIRFLASSSKRNTKVKIKKTEKSKVLNGKPEYVGKPFITILQNGHMGIFQRKSNERKRTSKGKNIGKKQTPIAQLYTISISEMIASESVSKYAMEQGGKYIETILEKEINRILLGYTK, encoded by the coding sequence ATGAATGAATTTCTTGAAGTCAAAAATTTAGAAAAAGCTGAGGCAATGTTAAAAAATATTCCAAATGGGATAGAAAGAGCTATAACTGGAACTATTAATAAGGCATTGGTCAAAGTAAAATCTGAGATAAAGAAAAAAGTTAGCAAAGATTATAACATTATAAAAAAAGATGTTGATAAAGATTTAAAAATAAGAAAAGCAACCTTTGCTACATTGACTGGAACTATAAGTGCAAGATATCCAAGAGAACCTATTATTCGCTTTTTAGCTTCAAGTAGTAAAAGAAATACAAAAGTAAAGATAAAGAAAACTGAAAAAAGTAAAGTATTAAATGGAAAACCAGAGTATGTTGGAAAACCATTTATAACTATCTTACAGAATGGGCATATGGGAATTTTCCAAAGGAAGAGCAATGAGAGAAAAAGAACATCAAAAGGAAAAAATATAGGGAAAAAACAAACTCCTATTGCTCAACTTTATACAATAAGTATTTCTGAAATGATAGCTTCTGAAAGCGTTTCTAAATATGCTATGGAGCAGGGAGGAAAATATATAGAAACTATTTTAGAAAAAGAAATAAATAGAATTTTACTGGGGTATACAAAATGA
- a CDS encoding phage tail tape measure protein has protein sequence MKSIGISFGIGALVSATFSKSFGTANKGISQLSNTIGKLNQEIINLKDSQSLLAKYNKDTKALKEKIVTIKETEKAIKNLKREIEIEKKAIEENTGKTRKQRKELKESKKIVEEKTKALKELEKKLNSLNQSYIKETKNLNATKNILKEKKIDLNDTTKAYEKLEKAIKAAENATKKFNKASKVSNIANKISGAGTKMLAGAGAVAGTLYKPVQEAINAESNFSDVKKQFDFNSKEEEEKFKKDLHKIITEKKIAISLDELYGAAASAGQSGLNQEEAVEYIELASKIGMAFDMNREEAAQAMFEMKNALKLPYEGLIELTDKMNYLGNTTGASAAKITDFVNRTGNIGKLAGFSADKVAAIGASLIEQGMDADVAATGAKKVFSAMTKGNAVTKNQAKIYKSLGIDPVELSKLAQEDAQKALNLLFTKINSKSKDEQGAIMTLLFGEEGKRGAAAIAANLDRVNENLAKVNGDEAKGSVDKEADIKRATTANQLAIANGKLSIILSQLGTTILPSVNSALEWFSNFLSKISAYQEKHPELFKKIMDSLLKGVVILGGLGIAFKGVAGTLKIYSNYLKIAGFMTKHQVGTNILKSGTKLFNFGKRLIKGVGTLSKAFVKFGATMLASPITWVIAGIIALVAAGYLLYKNWDMVKQKAIDLKNMVVGLIDKFWYLMGPIGWIVKGGMEIYRNWDKIKVKAAELKEKVANMITNLVLKWDNFKASIKNILGNVFNWMEEKWNNIKDIGGKVADFFVGIFEKIKSGFETVVGWGKKILFLGSDERTAPPGRRGYSAQSNIKPYSYGGRKDIPGYAKGGIVNSPTLAWIGEGASSESIIPHDNSERSFNLWEKTGRLIGAFEKTDSSSSFTFTYAPVINANDSKGVDEVIKKNQIDAFNEFKNMMRKYENEEKRRGRGR, from the coding sequence ATGAAATCAATTGGAATTTCATTTGGAATAGGAGCTTTAGTTAGTGCTACTTTCTCTAAATCTTTTGGAACAGCAAATAAAGGAATATCCCAATTAAGCAACACTATTGGAAAGTTAAATCAAGAGATTATAAATTTAAAAGATAGTCAGTCTTTACTTGCTAAATATAATAAAGATACTAAAGCATTGAAAGAGAAAATTGTAACTATAAAAGAAACTGAAAAAGCTATAAAAAATTTAAAAAGAGAAATAGAAATAGAAAAAAAAGCTATTGAAGAAAATACTGGTAAAACCAGAAAACAAAGAAAAGAACTTAAAGAAAGTAAAAAAATAGTAGAAGAAAAAACTAAGGCTTTAAAAGAATTAGAAAAAAAATTGAACTCTCTAAATCAATCTTATATAAAAGAGACTAAAAATTTAAATGCAACTAAAAATATTTTAAAAGAAAAAAAAATTGATCTTAATGACACAACTAAAGCTTATGAAAAATTAGAAAAAGCTATTAAAGCTGCTGAAAATGCGACTAAAAAATTTAATAAAGCTTCAAAAGTAAGTAACATAGCTAATAAAATTTCTGGTGCTGGAACTAAGATGTTAGCTGGTGCTGGTGCAGTAGCTGGAACTTTATATAAACCAGTTCAAGAAGCTATAAATGCTGAAAGTAATTTTTCAGATGTAAAAAAACAATTTGATTTTAATTCAAAAGAGGAAGAAGAGAAATTTAAAAAAGATTTACATAAAATTATTACAGAGAAAAAAATTGCAATTTCACTTGATGAATTATATGGAGCTGCAGCTAGTGCTGGACAGTCAGGTTTAAATCAAGAAGAAGCAGTTGAATATATCGAATTGGCTTCTAAAATTGGAATGGCTTTTGACATGAATAGAGAAGAAGCTGCACAAGCAATGTTTGAAATGAAAAATGCTTTAAAACTTCCATACGAGGGTTTAATAGAATTAACAGATAAAATGAATTATTTAGGAAATACAACAGGAGCTAGTGCTGCTAAAATTACAGATTTTGTAAATAGAACTGGAAATATAGGAAAATTAGCAGGATTTTCAGCAGATAAAGTAGCTGCAATAGGTGCTTCATTGATTGAACAAGGTATGGATGCAGATGTAGCAGCAACAGGTGCAAAAAAAGTTTTTAGTGCTATGACAAAAGGAAATGCTGTAACAAAAAACCAAGCAAAGATATACAAATCTTTAGGAATAGATCCAGTTGAATTATCAAAATTAGCTCAGGAAGATGCTCAAAAAGCATTAAATTTACTTTTTACAAAAATTAATAGTAAATCTAAAGATGAACAAGGAGCAATAATGACATTGCTTTTTGGTGAAGAAGGAAAAAGAGGAGCTGCTGCTATTGCAGCTAATTTAGATAGAGTTAATGAAAATTTAGCCAAAGTTAATGGAGATGAAGCTAAGGGAAGTGTTGATAAGGAAGCAGATATAAAAAGGGCTACAACTGCCAATCAATTAGCAATAGCAAATGGTAAATTATCAATAATTCTTTCTCAGTTGGGGACAACTATTCTTCCTTCTGTTAATAGTGCATTAGAATGGTTTTCAAATTTTTTAAGTAAAATATCTGCCTATCAGGAAAAGCATCCTGAATTATTTAAGAAAATTATGGATTCTCTTTTAAAAGGAGTTGTTATTTTAGGTGGATTAGGTATAGCTTTCAAAGGAGTAGCTGGAACTTTAAAAATATATTCAAACTATCTTAAAATAGCTGGTTTTATGACAAAACATCAAGTAGGTACAAATATATTAAAATCAGGAACAAAATTATTTAATTTTGGAAAAAGACTAATTAAAGGAGTTGGAACACTTTCAAAAGCATTTGTTAAATTTGGAGCAACAATGTTAGCAAGTCCTATAACTTGGGTAATAGCTGGAATTATAGCATTGGTAGCTGCTGGATATCTATTATATAAAAATTGGGATATGGTAAAGCAAAAAGCTATTGACTTAAAAAATATGGTAGTAGGTCTTATTGATAAATTCTGGTATTTAATGGGTCCTATAGGTTGGATTGTAAAAGGTGGAATGGAAATATATAGGAACTGGGATAAGATAAAAGTAAAAGCAGCTGAATTAAAAGAAAAAGTTGCAAATATGATAACTAATCTAGTTTTAAAGTGGGATAACTTTAAAGCTTCAATAAAAAATATACTTGGCAATGTATTTAATTGGATGGAAGAAAAGTGGAATAATATCAAAGATATTGGTGGAAAAGTAGCAGACTTCTTTGTAGGAATATTTGAAAAAATAAAAAGTGGATTTGAAACTGTTGTTGGCTGGGGAAAAAAAATATTATTTTTAGGATCTGATGAAAGAACAGCTCCACCAGGAAGAAGAGGATACTCTGCACAATCTAATATAAAACCTTATTCTTATGGTGGTAGAAAAGATATTCCAGGATATGCAAAAGGTGGAATTGTAAATTCACCAACTCTTGCTTGGATTGGAGAAGGAGCATCATCTGAATCTATAATTCCTCACGATAACAGTGAAAGAAGTTTTAATCTTTGGGAAAAAACTGGAAGATTAATAGGAGCTTTTGAAAAAACTGATAGCTCAAGCTCATTCACTTTTACCTATGCACCTGTTATTAATGCTAATGATAGTAAAGGTGTTGATGAAGTTATAAAGAAAAATCAAATTGATGCTTTTAATGAATTTAAAAATATGATGAGAAAATATGAAAATGAAGAAAAAAGGAGAGGTCGTGGAAGATAA
- a CDS encoding phage tail sheath family protein: protein MGFRHGVTGKESPTKLIAAVSDGITPVYVGTAPINLCKTKNVNEPILCSSYAEAVENFGFLNDFNNYTLCEAIDTHFSKFNIGPIILINVLDPTKHKKEVQNKTIKFIDGKYLLEDIGIMPETLTITETFEYVKSFNDKGQLVIIPNEVRTTDIQVSYSMIDPSTVKNIDIIGGIDGTTGKKKGLELISEVFPKYRKVPSLILAPKFSTDATVSAVIEAKARSVNGHFQAFGLVDLDTNTVKKYGDTVQNKNKNNISSTFLDVSYPKISLGETQYHISTQKAAIIQILARESEDVPYKSPSNKNIKGDGAVLADGTPIWLGLDEANYLNSQGISTIINWTGGWRFWGNRTSCFPANTDPKDSFIASRLMFNWVINSLVLTYWQKVDDPTNRVLIETITDSINIWLNGLVATGMAIGARVVFRKEDNPKTSLVDGKIKFKVYFTPALPAEEIIYDLEIDVDYYDKLF from the coding sequence ATGGGATTTAGACATGGTGTAACAGGGAAAGAAAGTCCTACAAAATTGATAGCTGCTGTAAGTGACGGAATAACTCCAGTGTATGTTGGAACAGCTCCAATTAACTTATGTAAAACAAAAAATGTTAATGAACCAATTTTATGTAGTTCTTATGCAGAAGCAGTTGAAAATTTTGGTTTTTTAAATGATTTTAATAACTATACTTTATGTGAAGCAATAGATACACATTTCTCAAAATTTAATATAGGTCCAATTATTTTAATAAATGTACTTGACCCTACAAAGCATAAAAAAGAGGTACAAAATAAAACAATAAAATTTATTGATGGTAAATATTTGTTAGAAGACATTGGAATAATGCCTGAAACTTTAACTATAACAGAAACTTTTGAATATGTAAAAAGCTTTAATGATAAAGGACAATTAGTAATAATTCCTAATGAAGTAAGAACAACAGATATCCAAGTTAGTTATAGTATGATAGACCCTTCAACAGTCAAGAATATAGATATAATAGGTGGAATAGATGGAACAACAGGAAAGAAAAAAGGATTGGAATTAATATCAGAAGTTTTTCCAAAATACAGAAAAGTTCCTAGCTTAATTCTAGCTCCAAAATTTTCTACTGATGCAACTGTAAGTGCTGTAATTGAAGCAAAAGCTAGAAGTGTAAATGGTCATTTTCAAGCATTTGGATTAGTTGATTTGGATACCAATACAGTAAAAAAATATGGAGATACTGTACAAAATAAAAATAAGAACAATATTTCTTCAACTTTTTTGGATGTTAGCTATCCTAAAATATCCTTGGGAGAAACACAATATCATATTTCAACTCAAAAGGCTGCAATAATTCAAATTTTAGCCAGAGAATCAGAAGATGTTCCTTATAAATCTCCAAGTAATAAGAACATTAAAGGTGATGGAGCTGTACTAGCAGATGGTACTCCTATATGGTTAGGATTAGATGAAGCAAATTATCTGAATAGTCAAGGAATATCAACTATTATAAATTGGACAGGTGGTTGGCGTTTTTGGGGAAATAGAACATCTTGTTTTCCAGCAAATACAGACCCAAAAGATTCTTTTATTGCAAGTAGGTTGATGTTTAACTGGGTAATTAATTCTTTAGTTTTAACTTATTGGCAAAAAGTAGATGATCCTACAAATAGAGTCCTAATAGAAACTATTACTGATAGCATCAATATTTGGTTAAATGGACTTGTTGCAACAGGAATGGCTATTGGAGCAAGAGTAGTATTTAGAAAAGAAGATAATCCAAAAACAAGTTTAGTAGATGGAAAAATAAAATTTAAAGTATATTTTACACCAGCATTACCAGCTGAAGAGATAATCTATGATTTAGAAATAGATGTAGATTATTATGATAAATTATTCTAG
- a CDS encoding phage tail protein, which produces MIIGSLGNFIFMASSLYTKTFNSFSRSSSVRWIEHKIIGEKPKLQFDGIDLKQIELSIHLNRFFKVDIPKEKEKLEKYMEEGKVLRLIIGGEKIGNYVITSLNEEHKAFNAIGKVTKMDIKVSLKEYN; this is translated from the coding sequence ATGATTATTGGAAGTTTAGGTAATTTTATATTTATGGCAAGTTCTTTATATACAAAAACCTTTAATTCATTTTCTCGTTCTTCTTCAGTACGATGGATTGAGCATAAAATCATTGGAGAAAAACCTAAATTACAATTTGATGGGATAGATTTAAAGCAAATTGAACTATCAATTCACCTCAATCGTTTTTTTAAAGTTGATATTCCAAAAGAAAAAGAAAAATTGGAAAAATATATGGAAGAAGGTAAAGTATTAAGGCTCATAATTGGAGGAGAAAAGATAGGGAACTATGTTATTACTAGCCTTAATGAAGAGCATAAAGCATTTAATGCAATAGGTAAAGTAACTAAAATGGATATAAAGGTAAGTTTAAAGGAGTATAACTAA
- a CDS encoding phage late control D family protein — MNIEELENKNVKDPRKSRIEIFYEGKNITQNIHNQLLSCSQSDSINELDSLEITLENKEMYWLGSWFPQKGDILKTILILENWEIDGNVVVHDMGEFYIDSINFSGPPDVVNIRGISYDLNSDIVDKKENHVWENVDFKTIITEIAKNRKIELISDISFNRKYQRIEQKLQSDFDFLKSLCEEAGANLKLFNNKIVIFEEEKYEKREPKMIFNKGNISSYSFSTDDTDSYSSCTICYYDYKKKKKIERKFFLKNRNSYKKKNKRDLFINEDKQITGKNKEEINKQLLEIAKKALRSKNKKEVKASVTFMGTEKLLSVGDTVILNDFGNFSGKYIIDNLNINLFSYDITADMHKIMKMEVEE, encoded by the coding sequence ATGAATATCGAAGAACTAGAAAATAAAAATGTAAAAGACCCTAGAAAAAGTAGAATAGAAATATTTTATGAGGGAAAAAATATTACACAAAATATTCATAATCAACTTTTAAGTTGTTCACAAAGTGATTCAATAAATGAATTAGATTCGTTAGAGATAACATTAGAGAATAAAGAAATGTATTGGTTGGGTAGTTGGTTTCCTCAAAAAGGAGATATTTTAAAAACTATTTTAATTTTAGAAAATTGGGAAATTGATGGAAATGTTGTAGTTCATGATATGGGAGAATTTTATATAGATAGTATAAATTTTAGTGGTCCTCCTGATGTTGTGAATATCAGAGGAATATCTTATGATTTAAATTCTGATATAGTTGATAAAAAAGAAAATCATGTGTGGGAAAATGTAGATTTCAAAACTATAATAACTGAGATAGCAAAAAATAGAAAAATTGAATTAATTTCTGATATTTCTTTTAATAGAAAATATCAAAGAATTGAGCAAAAATTACAATCTGATTTTGATTTTTTAAAATCTTTATGTGAAGAAGCTGGAGCAAATTTAAAATTATTTAATAACAAAATAGTTATTTTTGAAGAAGAGAAGTATGAAAAAAGAGAGCCTAAAATGATTTTTAATAAGGGGAATATTAGCAGTTATAGTTTTTCTACTGATGATACAGACTCCTATTCAAGCTGTACAATCTGCTACTATGATTACAAGAAAAAAAAGAAAATTGAAAGAAAGTTTTTTCTTAAAAATAGAAATTCTTATAAAAAAAAGAATAAAAGAGATTTGTTTATTAATGAAGACAAACAAATTACAGGTAAAAATAAAGAGGAAATTAATAAACAACTGCTAGAAATTGCTAAAAAAGCATTAAGAAGTAAAAATAAAAAAGAAGTAAAAGCCAGTGTTACTTTTATGGGAACTGAGAAATTATTATCAGTTGGAGATACCGTTATTTTAAATGATTTTGGAAATTTTTCTGGGAAATATATAATTGATAATTTAAATATTAATTTATTTTCTTATGATATTACAGCAGATATGCATAAAATTATGAAAATGGAGGTAGAGGAATGA